In Ruminiclostridium papyrosolvens DSM 2782, the following proteins share a genomic window:
- a CDS encoding phosphodiester glycosidase family protein, with translation MNYDTISLNEKQVKTIQKKSANNKKKKKGRLRSLLGFLIFEFIFMSITTPLLIFYGPFDNVKRTATGMVWNSMTKQVIAKTFLSDKAIANILGDGYAISNVNTEDIKMLNFGVKHNSNLEYFDVESRNFRGKMIIVDDPTRIKVGYSSKMPRAGETTSSIARRTGAVAAINGGGFIDTGWAGTGGVALGFVINNGKYISGKLTNNYTKRDTIAFTKEGMLIVGKHSQAELTKYNVKEGISFGPPLIVNGKPTINKGDGGWGISPRTAIGQKEDGSVMLLVIDGRSLKSFGATLKEVQDIMLEHGAVNAANLDGGSSATMFYDGKVVNTPSDALGERTVATAFVVMP, from the coding sequence ATGAATTACGATACTATTTCTTTAAACGAAAAGCAGGTAAAGACCATACAAAAGAAGTCTGCCAATAACAAGAAAAAGAAAAAAGGCAGGCTCAGAAGTCTTTTAGGATTCTTAATATTTGAGTTTATCTTTATGTCAATAACAACACCGCTGTTAATATTCTACGGGCCTTTTGATAATGTAAAAAGAACCGCCACCGGAATGGTGTGGAATTCAATGACAAAACAGGTTATAGCTAAAACCTTTTTGTCCGATAAAGCTATTGCAAATATACTTGGCGACGGATATGCAATCTCCAATGTAAATACTGAAGACATAAAAATGTTGAACTTCGGTGTAAAACATAACAGCAATCTTGAATACTTTGATGTTGAGAGCAGAAATTTCAGAGGGAAAATGATTATAGTTGATGACCCTACGCGTATCAAGGTTGGTTATTCAAGCAAAATGCCGAGGGCAGGAGAAACCACCAGCAGTATTGCAAGAAGAACCGGAGCAGTGGCCGCTATTAATGGAGGAGGCTTTATTGATACAGGTTGGGCAGGAACCGGAGGAGTTGCACTTGGCTTTGTAATAAACAATGGTAAATATATCAGCGGAAAGCTGACAAATAACTATACAAAAAGAGATACCATAGCATTTACTAAAGAGGGGATGTTGATTGTAGGAAAACATTCCCAAGCGGAATTAACTAAATATAATGTTAAAGAGGGAATAAGTTTCGGCCCGCCATTGATTGTAAACGGAAAGCCTACTATTAACAAAGGTGACGGCGGTTGGGGAATATCTCCAAGAACTGCAATAGGTCAAAAAGAGGATGGCTCGGTAATGCTTCTGGTTATTGACGGAAGAAGCCTCAAGTCCTTTGGAGCAACGTTAAAAGAAGTTCAGGATATTATGTTGGAACACGGAGCAGTAAATGCTGCAAACCTTGATGGAGGTTCGTCAGCAACCATGTTCTATGACGGAAAAGTTGTAAATACCCCGTCGGATGCTTTAGGGGAAAGAACAGTAGCTACGGCATTTGTTGTAATGCCTTAG
- the larB gene encoding nickel pincer cofactor biosynthesis protein LarB — protein sequence MNSNELKKLLEDVKNGSVDVEHAYKEIKDLPYEDLGFAKVDHHRAIRNGYPEVIYCEGKTINQIVEIVEKLMKKNNNILATRASREVYDAISEITCDAEYHRAARIVVVKRKKIIVSEKEIAVITAGTSDIPVAEEAAITAEVLGNKVNRIFDVGVAGIHRLLSKMDVISRANVIIVVAGMEGALASVVGGLVDKPVVAVPTSVGYGANFGGLSALLTMLNSCASGIGVVNIDNGFGAGYLASNINKL from the coding sequence ATGAATTCAAATGAGCTTAAAAAGTTGCTTGAAGATGTTAAAAACGGCTCTGTTGATGTTGAACATGCGTATAAGGAAATTAAAGATTTACCTTATGAAGACTTGGGCTTTGCAAAAGTTGATCACCATAGGGCTATAAGAAACGGGTATCCCGAGGTAATATACTGTGAAGGAAAAACTATTAATCAGATAGTTGAAATTGTTGAAAAGCTAATGAAAAAAAATAACAATATTCTTGCTACTCGTGCTTCTCGTGAGGTTTATGATGCAATCAGCGAAATTACCTGTGATGCAGAATACCATAGGGCTGCAAGGATTGTTGTTGTAAAGAGAAAAAAGATTATTGTTTCAGAAAAAGAAATTGCGGTTATTACGGCAGGAACATCTGATATTCCTGTTGCAGAGGAAGCTGCAATCACCGCAGAAGTACTGGGAAACAAGGTTAACAGAATTTTTGATGTAGGTGTTGCGGGGATTCACAGACTTTTGTCAAAGATGGATGTGATTTCCCGGGCAAATGTAATTATAGTTGTGGCCGGAATGGAAGGCGCATTGGCAAGCGTAGTAGGTGGATTGGTTGACAAGCCGGTTGTTGCTGTTCCTACCAGTGTTGGTTACGGTGCAAACTTCGGCGGACTGTCAGCTTTACTCACTATGCTCAACAGCTGTGCCAGTGGAATCGGAGTAGTGAATATAGATAATGGATTCGGGGCAGGATATCTTGCAAGTAATATTAACAAACTTTAA
- a CDS encoding Lrp/AsnC family transcriptional regulator, protein MEEILEILEHNSKASADEIAVMLGLPVEEVAAAIKKYEADKVIVGYSTLINWDKTQKEKVTALIEVKVTPQRGLGFDKIADRIYKYPEVTACYLMSGGFDLTVIIEGRTMKEVALFVSEKLAPLESVLSTATHFVLKKYKDKGTIFEEKTVDRREQIFL, encoded by the coding sequence ATGGAAGAAATTCTGGAAATATTAGAACATAATAGCAAGGCTAGTGCGGATGAGATAGCGGTTATGCTGGGTCTGCCTGTTGAAGAGGTAGCGGCGGCGATTAAGAAATATGAGGCCGACAAAGTAATAGTTGGCTACAGTACTTTGATTAATTGGGATAAAACTCAAAAAGAAAAGGTTACTGCTCTTATAGAAGTAAAGGTAACACCGCAAAGAGGTCTTGGGTTTGATAAAATTGCCGACAGGATTTACAAGTATCCGGAGGTTACAGCTTGCTACCTGATGTCAGGGGGATTTGACCTTACAGTTATTATTGAAGGACGAACTATGAAAGAGGTAGCTTTGTTTGTTTCGGAAAAGCTTGCCCCTCTGGAATCTGTCCTTAGTACAGCAACTCACTTTGTTCTGAAAAAATACAAGGACAAAGGTACAATTTTTGAGGAAAAGACTGTAGATAGAAGGGAGCAGATATTCCTATGA
- a CDS encoding DivIVA domain-containing protein has product MSGEKIFSTSFFGYNKKDVNSYLEKINKEYEDKLKVKEREIVDIKTQYRDMKNKYDEISKSLSEIKENRERVANALITAQEQAQNIIEEAKKKAVDEKKKLEQQVEKEKEKLVDIKQELKVLKVEVVGTLKKYEGQLSDFIKEEKT; this is encoded by the coding sequence ATGTCAGGAGAAAAAATATTTTCAACCTCATTTTTTGGTTACAACAAAAAGGATGTTAATTCATATCTTGAAAAAATAAACAAAGAATACGAAGATAAACTAAAAGTAAAAGAGAGAGAAATTGTTGATATAAAAACCCAATATAGGGATATGAAAAACAAGTATGACGAAATCAGTAAAAGTCTCTCTGAAATAAAAGAAAACCGTGAGAGAGTGGCAAATGCGTTGATTACAGCTCAGGAGCAGGCACAGAATATTATAGAAGAAGCCAAAAAGAAAGCTGTTGATGAAAAGAAAAAGCTTGAGCAGCAGGTGGAGAAGGAAAAAGAAAAGCTTGTGGATATCAAGCAAGAGCTAAAGGTTCTGAAAGTTGAAGTTGTTGGTACACTGAAAAAATACGAAGGTCAGCTTTCTGATTTTATCAAGGAAGAAAAAACTTGA
- the prfB gene encoding peptide chain release factor 2 (programmed frameshift), translated as MLELEEYKLELQGLKSNLEEMRASLDIASISDEIAELEHKASEPEFWNDMENSQKILQKTKILKTKIDRFNNITSQWEDLFTLSELGLEEQDESVIPEVGEGLQLLKHNLEALRLETLLTGPYDKNNAILTLHAGAGGTEAQDWVQMLLRMFTRWGEAKGYEVKILDYLDGDEAGIKSVTIHVIGENAYGYLKSEKGVHRLVRISPFDSSGRRHTSFASADVMPELDDTIEININPDDLRVDTYRASGAGGQHINKTDSAIRITHIPTGVVVSCQTERSQFQNKDTAMKMLKAKLFELKEREQKEKIEDLKGVQMEIAWGSQIRSYVFCPYTLVKDHRTNYEEGNVDAVMDGELDGFINAYLSMEKSDNSMKP; from the exons ATGCTTGAACTGGAAGAATATAAGCTGGAGCTTCAAGGCTTGAAAAGCAATTTAGAGGAAATGAGGGCTTCACTT GACATCGCTAGTATAAGTGATGAAATAGCGGAGTTGGAGCATAAAGCTTCTGAGCCGGAATTCTGGAATGATATGGAGAATTCCCAAAAGATATTGCAGAAGACTAAAATTCTGAAAACGAAGATAGATAGGTTTAATAATATAACCTCACAGTGGGAGGACTTATTTACACTGTCAGAACTTGGACTCGAAGAGCAGGATGAAAGTGTGATACCCGAAGTAGGTGAAGGTCTTCAACTACTTAAACACAATTTGGAAGCACTGCGGCTTGAAACTCTTCTTACCGGGCCTTATGACAAAAATAATGCCATTCTTACATTGCATGCGGGAGCAGGAGGAACTGAAGCTCAGGACTGGGTGCAAATGCTTCTGAGAATGTTTACAAGGTGGGGAGAAGCAAAGGGGTATGAAGTAAAGATTCTTGATTACCTTGATGGGGACGAAGCAGGTATAAAGAGCGTAACCATTCACGTAATTGGTGAGAATGCATATGGATATCTTAAATCTGAAAAAGGAGTTCACCGTTTGGTAAGAATATCTCCTTTTGATTCGTCAGGAAGAAGACATACGTCATTTGCGTCAGCAGATGTAATGCCTGAACTGGACGATACTATAGAGATAAACATTAATCCGGATGATTTAAGAGTTGATACGTACAGAGCCAGCGGTGCCGGAGGACAGCATATTAACAAGACTGATTCAGCCATCAGAATAACACATATTCCAACAGGTGTAGTTGTTTCATGTCAAACAGAACGTTCCCAGTTCCAGAACAAGGATACTGCAATGAAAATGCTGAAAGCAAAGCTGTTTGAGTTGAAAGAACGTGAACAGAAGGAAAAAATAGAGGATTTAAAAGGGGTTCAGATGGAAATTGCATGGGGAAGCCAGATAAGGTCCTATGTTTTCTGTCCTTATACTCTTGTAAAAGACCATAGAACCAATTATGAAGAAGGAAATGTTGATGCGGTCATGGATGGTGAACTGGATGGGTTTATCAATGCATACCTTTCAATGGAGAAATCTGATAATTCTATGAAGCCTTGA
- a CDS encoding pyridoxal phosphate-dependent aminotransferase — MIMKDMILDKIKKVPPSGIRKYFDLINEMTDVISLGVGEPDFITPWNIREAGIYSLETGHTQYSSNAGFIELREEIGKYLSNKFDLHYNPEDEILVTVGGSEGIDAALRALVGPGDEVIIPEPSFVAYKGCTGFTGATPVTIELKQEDDFKLTAKQLEAAITEKTKVVIIPFPNNPTGAIMSREDLYELVQVLKDRDIVVLSDEIYCELTYEGKHTSIASFPEMKDRTLVINGFSKSFAMTGWRLGYACGHKDLINEMKKIHQYAIMCAPTTAQDAAIEALRNSEDDVNMMSKEYNRRRRVAIDGFRKAGFSCYEPKGAFYVFPCIKKTGLSSEDFCEKLLIEQKVLVVPGTAFGECGEGYVRACYASSMENIIEAMKRIRTFADKY, encoded by the coding sequence ATGATAATGAAGGATATGATTTTGGATAAAATAAAAAAAGTACCGCCTTCAGGTATCAGAAAATACTTCGACCTGATTAATGAAATGACAGATGTCATATCTCTTGGTGTAGGGGAACCGGATTTTATTACTCCCTGGAATATCAGAGAGGCGGGTATTTACTCTCTTGAAACCGGACACACACAATATTCCTCAAATGCGGGATTTATTGAACTGAGAGAGGAAATCGGCAAATATCTCAGCAACAAGTTTGACCTCCACTATAACCCGGAAGACGAAATTCTGGTTACGGTAGGAGGAAGTGAGGGAATTGATGCTGCATTGAGAGCTCTTGTAGGCCCCGGAGACGAAGTAATAATTCCTGAACCGAGTTTTGTAGCTTACAAGGGGTGTACAGGTTTTACAGGAGCTACCCCGGTTACCATTGAACTGAAGCAGGAAGATGATTTCAAATTAACCGCAAAGCAGCTTGAAGCTGCAATAACAGAAAAAACAAAAGTAGTTATAATACCGTTTCCCAACAATCCAACCGGAGCGATAATGAGCAGAGAAGACCTTTATGAACTTGTGCAGGTTCTCAAGGACAGGGATATAGTGGTTTTGTCGGATGAAATCTACTGTGAATTAACTTACGAAGGAAAGCATACTTCCATTGCAAGTTTTCCTGAAATGAAGGATAGGACGCTTGTAATAAACGGATTTTCCAAATCCTTCGCAATGACAGGGTGGCGTTTGGGATATGCTTGCGGACATAAGGACTTAATAAATGAAATGAAGAAAATACATCAGTACGCTATCATGTGTGCGCCTACAACTGCTCAGGATGCTGCTATTGAGGCACTTAGGAACAGTGAAGATGATGTAAATATGATGTCAAAGGAATACAACAGGAGAAGAAGAGTAGCAATTGACGGTTTCAGAAAAGCAGGTTTTTCATGCTATGAGCCTAAAGGAGCATTTTATGTTTTTCCATGTATTAAGAAAACAGGCCTTAGTTCTGAGGACTTCTGCGAAAAACTTCTTATTGAGCAAAAAGTGCTTGTAGTGCCGGGAACAGCTTTCGGTGAATGTGGGGAAGGTTATGTGCGTGCATGTTATGCTTCGTCAATGGAAAATATAATTGAAGCTATGAAAAGAATTAGGACTTTTGCTGATAAATATTGA
- a CDS encoding Cof-type HAD-IIB family hydrolase, with product MYRLVAIDLDGTLLDTNKEISQRNKTAIHMATEKDVKIVICSGRVYSGARIYAKQLGIMDPIIACNGAIIRENTDGKVIYSDFMNTGDCLRILDIFHENNIYFHVYAGETMLTERLDYNSLKYYEKNKALPKKDRVEIDIVTDMERKLRELDGKVLKFVAVSDDSELLATVRKKLSVVETVDVTSSNYNNFEVVNKGVNKGKALERLAEVLKIPPQEMIAIGDNENDIPMFNFAGLGIAMGNAEDCAKEAADYITATNTEDGVAKAIEKFILG from the coding sequence ATGTACAGGTTGGTAGCAATTGATTTGGATGGAACCTTGCTGGATACTAACAAGGAAATTTCACAGAGAAATAAGACTGCTATACATATGGCAACGGAAAAGGACGTAAAGATAGTTATATGCTCGGGAAGAGTATACTCAGGTGCAAGGATTTATGCAAAGCAGCTGGGTATTATGGATCCCATAATAGCATGCAACGGAGCAATTATAAGGGAAAATACTGATGGCAAGGTGATTTACTCTGATTTCATGAATACAGGGGATTGTCTTAGAATACTTGATATTTTTCATGAGAACAACATATATTTTCATGTATATGCCGGAGAAACCATGTTGACTGAAAGACTTGATTATAACTCTCTAAAGTACTATGAAAAGAACAAGGCTCTTCCTAAAAAGGACAGAGTGGAAATTGACATAGTTACGGATATGGAAAGGAAGCTCAGGGAGTTGGACGGTAAAGTACTTAAATTTGTTGCGGTTTCTGATGACTCCGAACTGTTAGCAACGGTAAGAAAGAAACTGTCTGTTGTTGAAACCGTTGACGTAACAAGTTCTAACTATAATAATTTTGAAGTTGTTAATAAGGGTGTCAACAAAGGAAAGGCTCTTGAACGTTTGGCTGAGGTACTGAAGATTCCGCCTCAGGAAATGATTGCTATCGGGGATAATGAAAATGATATTCCTATGTTTAATTTTGCAGGCCTTGGAATTGCAATGGGAAATGCAGAAGACTGTGCAAAAGAGGCAGCTGATTATATAACTGCGACAAATACCGAAGATGGGGTAGCCAAGGCAATAGAAAAATTTATTCTTGGATAA
- the larC gene encoding nickel pincer cofactor biosynthesis protein LarC codes for MKVLYFDCFSGISGDMTLGALLDLGIDKAAFLAELEKLKVDGYSIEIKNKLKNGISGTDVHVVLEETGHHEDDEEHQYGEIHHIDHHHHGEHEHTHTHNSERNLEDIENIINHSELRPRVKSMSTKIFREIARAEAKVHGKGINEVHFHEVGAVDSIVDIVGSCICLDLLGIERIFASELHEGKGFVKCAHGLLPVPVPAVMEMLCSSKIPLITEDIPFELVTPTGLAIIKTISSGFGKMPPMSIEKTGYGMGKRETGRFNALRVVMGSLYQQDMIPNDEISILETNIDNMSPEIMGYTMEKLLDSGALDVYYTPIYMKKSRPSAMLTVLVKCGEEKKISDIIFSETSTLGIRISHSQRFCMDRELVKVNTQYGDVRVKVANIGDIMKFAPEYEDCRSIALKTGMPIKEVYELVNEKYKQEGYDIAVQ; via the coding sequence ATGAAGGTTTTATATTTCGACTGCTTTTCAGGCATAAGCGGAGATATGACTTTAGGCGCACTGCTTGATCTTGGCATTGATAAAGCTGCATTTCTGGCAGAACTTGAGAAATTGAAGGTTGACGGCTATTCTATTGAGATAAAAAATAAATTAAAAAACGGAATAAGCGGTACTGATGTACATGTAGTGCTAGAAGAAACAGGGCATCATGAAGACGATGAAGAGCATCAGTACGGTGAAATACACCATATTGACCACCATCACCATGGAGAACATGAGCATACCCATACACACAATTCCGAGAGAAATCTTGAGGACATTGAGAATATTATTAATCACAGTGAGCTTAGGCCAAGAGTAAAGTCAATGAGTACAAAGATTTTCAGAGAGATAGCACGAGCAGAAGCAAAGGTTCACGGTAAGGGTATTAATGAAGTTCATTTCCATGAGGTAGGGGCCGTTGATTCTATTGTGGATATTGTAGGTTCATGTATATGCCTTGATTTGCTGGGGATTGAAAGAATATTTGCCTCGGAGCTTCATGAAGGAAAGGGCTTTGTAAAGTGTGCCCACGGACTTCTGCCTGTTCCTGTTCCGGCTGTAATGGAAATGCTGTGCAGCAGTAAAATTCCTCTTATCACAGAAGACATCCCCTTTGAACTGGTTACTCCAACCGGGTTGGCTATTATTAAAACCATATCTTCGGGGTTTGGTAAAATGCCTCCCATGTCCATTGAAAAAACAGGCTATGGTATGGGTAAAAGGGAAACAGGTCGGTTTAATGCTCTGAGAGTAGTCATGGGAAGTCTGTATCAGCAGGATATGATTCCAAATGATGAAATAAGCATACTGGAAACCAATATAGACAACATGTCTCCCGAAATCATGGGCTACACAATGGAAAAGTTACTTGACAGCGGAGCTCTTGATGTTTACTATACTCCTATTTATATGAAAAAAAGCAGGCCTTCAGCAATGCTGACGGTACTGGTTAAATGCGGAGAAGAAAAAAAGATTTCAGATATAATTTTCAGCGAAACGTCTACCCTTGGCATCAGAATAAGCCATTCACAAAGATTCTGCATGGACAGGGAGCTGGTAAAGGTTAATACTCAGTATGGAGACGTTCGTGTAAAGGTTGCAAATATCGGAGACATAATGAAGTTTGCGCCTGAATATGAAGATTGCAGGAGCATTGCCCTTAAAACAGGTATGCCCATAAAGGAAGTATATGAATTGGTAAATGAAAAATACAAGCAGGAAGGTTACGATATTGCTGTACAATAA
- the trxA gene encoding thioredoxin, which yields MSDKITNISKELFESDVLKSDKPVVVDFWASWCGPCRMVAPIMEELADEFDGKAQIAKVNVDEEGELAAQFRIMSIPTVMVFKGGEAVEKIVGARSKDEFAELIQKHL from the coding sequence ATGTCAGATAAAATTACTAATATTTCAAAGGAGTTATTTGAATCAGATGTTTTAAAGTCAGATAAACCGGTTGTTGTAGACTTTTGGGCATCATGGTGCGGCCCTTGCAGAATGGTTGCTCCAATTATGGAAGAACTTGCAGATGAATTTGACGGAAAAGCCCAAATAGCAAAGGTTAATGTTGATGAAGAGGGCGAACTTGCAGCTCAGTTCAGGATAATGAGCATACCTACGGTTATGGTATTCAAGGGTGGAGAAGCAGTTGAGAAGATAGTTGGTGCCAGGTCAAAAGACGAATTTGCAGAATTAATTCAAAAACATTTATAA
- a CDS encoding putative ABC transporter permease: MIKRFFIYGMVGWSMEIVWTGLYSLTHGNASLEAYTSLWMFFIYGSAIFLEPLHDIIRSWNIFLRGIIWVVIIWGIEYSTGKILLSLLHVYPWRYYGKFAVEGLVRIDYAPAWFVAGLLFERIHRILDRVVIKQRN, from the coding sequence ATGATTAAGAGATTTTTTATTTATGGAATGGTTGGCTGGAGCATGGAAATCGTCTGGACAGGGCTATATTCCCTGACACACGGTAATGCCAGTCTTGAGGCTTATACAAGCCTCTGGATGTTTTTTATATATGGAAGTGCTATTTTCCTGGAACCTTTGCATGATATTATCCGAAGCTGGAATATATTTTTGAGAGGTATCATTTGGGTTGTAATAATATGGGGAATAGAATATTCAACAGGCAAGATATTGCTGAGTCTACTTCATGTATACCCTTGGAGGTATTATGGAAAATTTGCCGTAGAGGGGCTGGTTCGGATAGACTATGCACCTGCATGGTTTGTAGCAGGATTGCTTTTTGAAAGGATTCATAGAATCCTAGATAGAGTGGTTATTAAACAAAGAAACTGA
- the guaA gene encoding glutamine-hydrolyzing GMP synthase, with the protein MNNEMVLVLDFGGQYNQLIARRVREANVYCEVIPYNASLERIKSYNPKGIIFTGGPSSVLDEGAPKCDPGVFELGVPVLGICYGMQLMSIMLGGSVTAAKQREYGKVEICLDKSQPLFNDIEENTVCWMSHTYYVDTPPQGFEIIAKSANCPTGAMQHVDKNLYAVQFHPEVMHTPKGKEILRNFLYNICDCKGDWKMSAFVENSIKAIREKVGDKKVLCALSGGVDSSVAAVLIHKAVGKQLTCIFVDHGLLRKHEGDQVEQIFRKQYDINLVRVNCEDRFLDRLKDVSDPETKRKIIGEEFIRVFEDEAKKIGKVDFLVQGTIYPDVIESGLGDAAVIKSHHNVGGLPDHVDFKEIIEPLRNLFKDEVRKAGEELDIPEDLVWRQPFPGPGLAIRVIGDLTKEKLDTLRDTDYIFREEIKAAGLGREINQYFTVLTNMRSVGVMGDERTYDYTLALRAVTTTDFMTADWARIPYDILEKVSTRIVNEVKHINRVVYDITSKPPATIEWE; encoded by the coding sequence TTGAACAATGAAATGGTCTTAGTTCTCGATTTCGGCGGACAGTACAATCAGCTGATAGCACGTCGTGTAAGAGAAGCAAATGTTTATTGCGAGGTAATTCCTTATAACGCATCTTTAGAACGTATAAAATCATACAACCCAAAAGGAATAATTTTTACAGGGGGGCCTAGTTCTGTTTTAGATGAAGGAGCACCAAAATGCGACCCCGGTGTTTTTGAATTGGGAGTACCTGTTTTGGGTATATGCTACGGAATGCAGCTTATGAGTATAATGCTGGGAGGTAGTGTAACTGCTGCTAAGCAACGTGAATATGGAAAAGTTGAAATTTGTCTAGATAAATCACAGCCCTTATTCAATGATATTGAAGAAAATACAGTCTGCTGGATGAGCCATACTTACTATGTTGATACCCCTCCTCAGGGCTTTGAAATAATAGCAAAGTCAGCTAATTGTCCTACTGGTGCAATGCAGCATGTTGATAAGAACCTCTATGCTGTTCAGTTCCATCCTGAGGTAATGCATACTCCTAAAGGAAAAGAAATACTGAGAAACTTCCTTTACAATATATGTGATTGCAAAGGCGACTGGAAAATGTCTGCTTTTGTTGAAAACTCAATAAAGGCAATTCGTGAGAAGGTTGGAGACAAGAAGGTATTGTGTGCATTGTCCGGTGGTGTTGACTCATCTGTTGCAGCAGTTTTGATTCATAAGGCTGTTGGTAAGCAGTTGACTTGTATATTTGTTGACCATGGTCTTTTGAGAAAACATGAGGGAGATCAGGTTGAACAAATATTCAGAAAGCAGTACGATATTAATCTTGTTCGTGTAAATTGCGAAGATAGATTTTTGGATAGACTCAAAGACGTTTCTGATCCTGAAACCAAGAGAAAGATTATTGGTGAGGAATTTATAAGAGTATTTGAAGATGAAGCAAAGAAGATTGGAAAGGTTGATTTCCTTGTGCAAGGAACAATTTATCCTGATGTTATAGAAAGCGGACTTGGTGATGCAGCTGTTATTAAAAGCCATCACAATGTAGGCGGTTTGCCGGATCATGTTGATTTCAAAGAGATTATAGAACCTCTCAGAAATCTTTTTAAGGATGAAGTAAGAAAGGCCGGAGAGGAACTTGATATTCCTGAAGATTTGGTTTGGAGACAGCCATTCCCAGGGCCTGGACTTGCTATCAGAGTTATCGGTGATTTGACAAAAGAAAAGCTGGATACTCTAAGAGATACAGACTACATTTTCCGTGAAGAAATCAAAGCTGCCGGACTTGGTAGAGAAATCAACCAATACTTTACAGTTTTGACAAATATGAGAAGTGTTGGCGTAATGGGTGACGAAAGAACGTATGACTATACCTTGGCACTTCGTGCGGTAACTACTACAGACTTTATGACAGCGGACTGGGCAAGAATCCCATACGATATTCTGGAGAAGGTTTCTACTC
- a CDS encoding TIGR01212 family radical SAM protein (This family includes YhcC from E. coli K-12, an uncharacterized radical SAM protein.) — MLYNKFSDYLKKRYGSKVYKLPLNLPVTCPNRDGSLSISGCIFCGEEGAGFENLSCTMSVSQQLAQNARYIGKNYGSDIFIAYFQNYSNTYLPFEEFRKNIIEACQEGIVAIYISTRPDCINDRYMEFLADIKKEKGVDIVIELGLQTVNYHSLKILQRGHTLAEFIDAVIRIKKYDLEVCAHYITDLPTDSIEDVIEGAKILSALGVQQVKCHSLYILKDTVLEKMYSQGKIVPVSMEEFIDRTIAFLEYLKPQIVVQRLMGRAPAERTVFCNWSTSWWKIQDTIEARMVENGSYQGRLFNYLNGSALERFKD, encoded by the coding sequence TTGCTGTACAATAAATTCTCTGATTACCTTAAAAAAAGATATGGCTCCAAGGTGTACAAGCTTCCGTTGAATCTTCCCGTTACCTGTCCCAACAGGGACGGAAGCCTCAGCATATCCGGCTGTATTTTCTGCGGTGAAGAGGGAGCAGGCTTTGAAAACCTTTCCTGCACAATGTCGGTATCACAACAGCTTGCGCAAAATGCCAGGTACATAGGCAAAAACTATGGAAGTGATATTTTCATTGCATACTTTCAGAATTATTCAAACACATATCTTCCTTTTGAAGAATTCAGAAAAAATATTATTGAGGCCTGTCAGGAAGGCATAGTAGCAATATATATTTCTACAAGGCCGGACTGTATTAACGACAGATATATGGAATTTCTTGCTGATATAAAAAAGGAAAAGGGCGTTGATATTGTAATTGAACTGGGGCTTCAGACAGTTAATTACCATTCACTGAAAATTCTCCAAAGGGGGCATACTTTGGCTGAATTTATAGATGCGGTTATAAGAATAAAAAAATACGACCTTGAAGTCTGTGCCCACTATATTACTGATTTGCCTACAGATAGTATTGAGGATGTTATTGAAGGTGCTAAAATTCTGTCCGCTCTGGGTGTTCAACAGGTTAAGTGCCATTCCTTGTATATTTTGAAGGACACCGTTCTCGAAAAGATGTATTCTCAAGGTAAAATAGTACCTGTTTCAATGGAGGAGTTTATTGACAGGACGATAGCCTTTCTGGAATACCTGAAGCCTCAGATAGTTGTACAAAGATTAATGGGAAGGGCTCCTGCAGAACGGACTGTATTTTGCAACTGGTCAACTAGTTGGTGGAAAATTCAGGATACAATAGAGGCTAGAATGGTGGAAAATGGCAGTTATCAGGGAAGGTTGTTTAACTATTTGAACGGAAGTGCCTTAGAAAGGTTTAAGGATTAA